Part of the Ornithinimicrobium flavum genome, ACGTCCTGCTGTCGGTCTCGCCGGACGCCGAGCTCATGGCCCGCTTCGTGCTCCGCTCCCCCGGCCAGCGGGCGCGGGTCGAGGAGCTGTTGGCGCGGCTGCGGACCGCCCTGCCGGGGCTGCGGGTCGCCAGCATCAACCTGCAGCCCGAGCACAAGGCCGTGCTGGAGGGGCCCGAGGAGGTCGTCCTCACCCCGGAGCGGACCCTGCCGATGCGGGTGGGAGCCATGACCCTCCACCTGGGCACCCGCAGCTTCTTCCAGACCAACACGCAGGTGGCCGGGGCGCTCTACGCCCAGGTGGCGCAGTGGGTCGCGGCGGAGCGACCGAGGTCGGTGTGGGACCTGTACTGCGGCGTGGGCGGCTTCGCCCTGGCCTGCGCCACGGCGGCCCCCGGGTGGACCCCTGACGTGCTGGGGGTGGAGGTCTCGGCCGAGGCGGTCGCGAGCGCCCGGCTCGGGGCGGAGCAGCTCGGTCTCACCGACCACGTCCACTTCCGCACCGGTGACGCGACCGCCCAGCTCGACGCGGCCGCCCCGCTCGACGCCGACGCCGGTCCTGATCCTGAGGCGGGCCGCGCGGATCCGCAGACGCTGGTGGTGAACCCAC contains:
- a CDS encoding methyltransferase domain-containing protein, translated to MQCDYFDAGRCRSCTLMGVPYAAQLASGQRRVAETLERHVPAEVWLPPVSGPESHFRNKAKLVVGGRKGAPTLGILDDGGRGVDLRHCGLHEEPLHRAILALADLLPGSGLTPYDVPSRQGELKHVLLSVSPDAELMARFVLRSPGQRARVEELLARLRTALPGLRVASINLQPEHKAVLEGPEEVVLTPERTLPMRVGAMTLHLGTRSFFQTNTQVAGALYAQVAQWVAAERPRSVWDLYCGVGGFALACATAAPGWTPDVLGVEVSAEAVASARLGAEQLGLTDHVHFRTGDATAQLDAAAPLDADAGPDPEAGRADPQTLVVNPPRRGIGPRLAGALERSGAATVVYSSCNPSSLATDLSRLPSWRVERARLFDMFPQTSHHEVAVLLHRR